A stretch of the Sulfurimonas sp. HSL-1656 genome encodes the following:
- the sufC gene encoding Fe-S cluster assembly ATPase SufC has protein sequence MMEIKNLHAAIGGNTILKGLSLTLEKGKVHAIMGPNGAGKSTLSKAVVGHYDVEVTEGEVIYNGVNVLELEPEERALAGIFLSFQNPVEIPGVNNAYFLRTALNAKERHEGKPETNAAQFLRLMRTHVEQLGMKPDMISRNLNEGFSGGEKKRNEILQMEILQPDVILLDEIDSGLDIDALKAVSEGINRMKNGERTFLVITHYSRILDYIDPDYIHVLRDGKIVKTGGPELVKRLEAEGYGAIAEDT, from the coding sequence ATGATGGAGATAAAAAACCTGCATGCCGCCATAGGCGGCAACACCATTCTCAAAGGCCTCAGCCTCACCCTTGAAAAGGGAAAGGTCCATGCTATCATGGGCCCCAACGGCGCGGGCAAGTCGACCCTCTCCAAAGCCGTCGTCGGCCATTACGACGTCGAGGTCACCGAGGGGGAAGTCATTTACAACGGAGTGAATGTCCTTGAACTGGAACCGGAGGAGCGGGCCCTGGCAGGGATCTTCCTCAGTTTCCAGAACCCCGTCGAGATTCCCGGCGTCAATAACGCCTATTTCCTGCGCACCGCCCTCAACGCCAAGGAGCGCCATGAAGGCAAACCCGAAACAAACGCGGCGCAGTTTCTGCGGCTGATGCGCACCCACGTCGAACAGCTGGGGATGAAGCCGGACATGATCTCGCGCAACCTCAACGAAGGCTTCTCCGGCGGTGAGAAAAAACGCAACGAGATCCTGCAGATGGAGATTTTGCAGCCCGACGTCATCCTCCTCGACGAGATCGACTCCGGCCTCGACATTGATGCGCTCAAAGCCGTCTCCGAGGGGATCAACCGGATGAAGAACGGGGAGCGCACCTTTCTCGTCATCACCCACTACAGCCGCATCCTCGACTACATCGACCCCGACTACATCCATGTCCTGCGCGACGGTAAAATCGTCAAAACGGGCGGCCCGGAACTGGTCAAGCGCCTCGAGGCCGAGGGCTACGGGGCAATCGCGGAGGATACGTGA
- a CDS encoding SufD family Fe-S cluster assembly protein — MGALTLDLVREQAQGPLFERLATLGLPGNKTEQYRHFAIKPLLARDYTLKTAAVHTPKTGERLVIENGTVTEIPAGCSVSYPSAFAADPDHYDALYFLSHLLTPAVIALHIDENASFELRHIVSDARTLLPYRITVTVAPEKHAELFETLEGEGSAESLVLYGIDAEIGDGAALRWIRDESGTSEQTALIGTHRFHVGANGRLELKTFDFGSAQALHLYKIDLEDHAHCDAGHLLMASGTARRGNVVHIIHHAPHATCVQEARSVLRGTATGIFDGLIRVDAKARYADARQNTKAVLLSPQAYMYAKPQLEIYTDELEASHGATIGQLDEDALFYLRSRGIAEEEARSMLVLAFADTLIGSVGDSAYAERIRADFQSAYFTE; from the coding sequence ATGGGCGCGCTGACCCTTGACCTCGTCCGGGAACAGGCCCAGGGGCCGCTGTTCGAACGGCTCGCAACCCTCGGGCTTCCCGGAAACAAGACGGAGCAGTACCGCCATTTTGCGATCAAACCCCTGCTCGCACGGGACTACACCCTCAAGACGGCGGCAGTACACACGCCGAAAACGGGCGAACGCCTCGTTATCGAAAACGGAACCGTCACCGAGATCCCCGCGGGCTGCTCCGTCTCCTACCCCTCCGCATTCGCGGCCGATCCGGACCACTACGACGCGCTTTATTTTCTCTCGCACCTGCTGACGCCCGCCGTCATTGCACTGCATATCGATGAAAATGCGAGTTTTGAGCTCCGGCATATCGTCAGCGATGCGCGGACCCTGCTGCCCTACCGCATCACCGTCACCGTCGCACCGGAGAAACATGCAGAGCTCTTCGAGACCCTCGAGGGGGAAGGGAGTGCGGAGAGCCTCGTGCTCTACGGCATTGACGCCGAGATCGGCGACGGGGCCGCCCTGCGGTGGATCCGCGACGAGAGCGGCACGTCGGAGCAGACGGCGCTTATCGGCACCCACCGCTTCCATGTCGGCGCAAACGGCCGCCTGGAGCTGAAGACCTTCGACTTCGGCAGCGCCCAGGCCCTGCATCTTTACAAGATCGACCTGGAGGATCATGCACATTGCGATGCCGGCCACCTGCTGATGGCCTCAGGCACGGCGCGCCGGGGCAACGTCGTGCATATCATCCATCACGCCCCCCACGCCACCTGCGTCCAGGAGGCGCGCAGCGTCCTGCGCGGTACGGCCACCGGGATCTTCGACGGCCTCATCCGTGTCGACGCCAAGGCGCGCTACGCCGACGCGCGGCAGAACACCAAAGCCGTGCTGCTCTCCCCGCAGGCCTATATGTACGCCAAGCCGCAGCTGGAGATCTATACCGACGAACTCGAAGCCTCCCACGGGGCGACAATTGGCCAGCTCGATGAAGACGCCCTTTTCTACCTGCGTTCACGGGGGATCGCGGAGGAGGAGGCGCGCAGCATGCTCGTCCTCGCCTTTGCCGACACCCTCATCGGCAGTGTCGGCGACAGCGCCTATGCCGAACGCATCCGCGCCGATTTCCAATCGGCATACTTTACAGAGTAA
- a CDS encoding SufE family protein, with the protein MTMDEQVQLYKEDLALLPDKDAKMEYILDFGKEAGKLEPQYKTDENIIKGCSSLAWLHKAYDQGKILLEAEGDSIIAKGMLVMLLGIFHNRTPDEILAFDPNKLKEMGIMELLSPVRQQGLEAFLNVIYGYAKSCKGE; encoded by the coding sequence ATGACGATGGATGAACAGGTTCAGCTCTACAAAGAGGACCTCGCCCTTCTCCCCGACAAAGATGCGAAGATGGAGTACATCCTCGATTTCGGAAAGGAAGCGGGGAAGCTGGAGCCGCAGTACAAGACCGATGAGAACATCATCAAGGGGTGCTCCTCCCTGGCGTGGCTGCACAAAGCCTATGACCAGGGAAAGATCCTCCTCGAGGCCGAGGGGGACTCCATCATCGCCAAGGGAATGCTCGTGATGCTGCTGGGCATCTTCCACAATAGGACCCCCGACGAGATTCTCGCCTTCGATCCGAACAAACTGAAAGAGATGGGCATCATGGAGCTGCTCAGCCCCGTCCGCCAGCAGGGGCTCGAAGCCTTCCTGAACGTCATTTACGGGTACGCCAAGTCCTGCAAAGGGGAGTGA
- a CDS encoding iron-sulfur cluster assembly protein — MEFDTLKEKITEKLRGIYDPEIPVNIYDLGLIYGIDCAKESGGATRCVVTMTLTSATCPVSESLIDQVRNVGYLIDDEPDLVVEANLVFDPPWTMEKMSEEARLQLGML; from the coding sequence ATGGAGTTCGACACCCTCAAAGAGAAGATCACCGAAAAGCTGCGCGGCATCTACGACCCGGAGATCCCCGTCAATATCTACGACCTGGGGCTCATCTACGGCATCGACTGCGCCAAAGAGAGCGGCGGGGCGACCAGGTGCGTCGTGACGATGACCCTCACCTCCGCCACCTGCCCCGTCTCCGAGAGCCTCATCGACCAGGTCCGCAACGTCGGCTACCTCATCGACGACGAACCCGACCTCGTCGTCGAAGCCAACCTCGTCTTCGATCCCCCCTGGACGATGGAGAAGATGAGCGAGGAGGCGCGGCTGCAGCTGGGGATGCTGTAA
- a CDS encoding HAD-IIB family hydrolase, producing MNSPVFLTDLDHTFLRSDQSVSPFSRDVWNRIARHTPLTVATARSFSKSHDFLSALHLDAPMILLDGSMVVLPDKTLIDIKTVGKEIGDELIEAGRRFDNIEPFVIGLTDRELNEAFRYPENVTPMQLQVLENYRKDPRLERLNRMEAMEETLKIVYMAEEARLRPLTEHFRALFGDALEFKLSPEKYTGGYYLTILHPLGDKAHAMAKVAEYMEHDTADFTVFGDSLNDLGMFELAGTACAVQNALDEVKAAADIVLPHTNDEDAVARYLQEAVHA from the coding sequence ATGAATAGTCCCGTATTTCTGACCGATCTCGACCACACCTTTCTGCGTTCCGACCAGAGCGTCAGCCCCTTTTCGCGCGACGTCTGGAACCGCATCGCCCGCCACACGCCCCTCACCGTCGCCACGGCCCGCAGTTTTTCCAAGTCGCACGATTTCCTCAGCGCCCTGCATCTCGATGCGCCGATGATCCTGCTCGACGGCTCCATGGTCGTGCTGCCGGACAAAACCCTCATCGACATCAAAACCGTCGGCAAAGAGATCGGGGACGAACTGATCGAGGCGGGACGCCGTTTCGACAACATCGAGCCCTTCGTCATCGGCCTCACCGACCGTGAGCTCAACGAAGCGTTCCGCTACCCCGAAAACGTCACGCCGATGCAGCTGCAGGTGCTGGAAAACTACAGGAAAGACCCCCGCCTGGAGCGGCTAAACCGCATGGAGGCGATGGAGGAGACCCTCAAGATCGTCTACATGGCCGAGGAGGCGCGCCTCCGGCCGCTTACCGAACACTTCAGGGCGCTTTTCGGCGATGCCCTGGAGTTCAAGCTCTCCCCGGAGAAGTATACGGGGGGCTACTACCTTACCATCCTGCACCCCCTCGGCGACAAAGCCCACGCCATGGCGAAGGTCGCCGAATACATGGAGCACGATACCGCCGACTTCACCGTCTTCGGCGACAGCCTCAACGACCTGGGGATGTTCGAACTCGCCGGGACCGCCTGCGCCGTGCAGAATGCCCTGGACGAAGTGAAGGCCGCCGCGGACATCGTGCTGCCCCACACCAATGACGAGGATGCCGTCGCACGCTACCTGCAGGAGGCCGTTCATGCCTGA
- a CDS encoding sugar MFS transporter: MPEKTSTALPMAILGLLFFIFGFVTWLNGSLIPFLKVICDLTAFEALLVTFAFYIAYTVMALPMAAVLKYTGYKQGMALGLGIMAAGALLFIPAAQSADYRLFLGGLFTLGAGLTLLQTASNPYIVHIGPLESAAARISIMGLINKGAGVLAPLLFTALIFADLTAPVSADATPEVKAALAQKLVSPYLSMASALALLAVFVRLAPLPKLPFEAVPASPDDSVWRHPHLLLGAVTLFFYVGIEVIAGDTIGLYGQSLGIANATALTAYTMVFMVLGYLIGVTTIPRFISQEKALRYTAVAGLLFTAGILWSSEQSHTLSSILWGWSGIATLPDSLAFVALLGLANALVWPAVWPLALRDLGPLTAKGSALLIMGIAGGALLPLLFGQLGEIGGTLRNGYVLGFVCYAFIFYYAITGHKSRRTHA; this comes from the coding sequence ATGCCTGAGAAAACCTCCACTGCCCTGCCGATGGCCATCCTCGGCCTGCTTTTTTTCATCTTCGGATTCGTCACCTGGCTCAACGGGTCGCTCATCCCCTTTCTCAAGGTCATCTGCGACCTCACCGCCTTCGAAGCGCTTCTGGTCACTTTCGCCTTCTACATCGCCTACACGGTGATGGCACTTCCGATGGCGGCGGTACTGAAGTACACCGGCTACAAGCAGGGGATGGCCCTGGGGCTCGGCATCATGGCCGCCGGCGCCCTGCTCTTCATCCCCGCGGCCCAGAGTGCCGACTACCGCCTCTTCCTCGGCGGCCTCTTTACCCTGGGCGCGGGCCTTACTCTGCTGCAGACGGCCTCGAACCCCTACATCGTCCATATCGGCCCCCTGGAGAGTGCCGCGGCGCGCATCAGCATCATGGGCCTCATCAACAAAGGCGCCGGGGTCCTTGCCCCGCTGCTCTTTACCGCGCTCATCTTCGCCGACCTCACCGCCCCCGTCTCTGCCGACGCGACGCCGGAAGTGAAAGCGGCCCTGGCGCAGAAACTCGTCTCCCCCTACCTCTCCATGGCGTCCGCCCTGGCGCTGCTGGCCGTCTTCGTCCGCCTCGCGCCGCTGCCGAAACTCCCGTTTGAAGCCGTCCCGGCCTCCCCGGATGATTCCGTCTGGCGCCATCCGCACCTCCTGCTCGGGGCCGTCACCCTCTTTTTCTATGTCGGCATCGAGGTGATCGCGGGTGACACCATCGGCCTCTACGGCCAGTCCCTCGGCATTGCTAACGCCACGGCGCTCACCGCCTACACGATGGTCTTTATGGTACTGGGTTACCTCATCGGCGTGACGACAATCCCCAGGTTCATCTCCCAGGAGAAGGCACTGCGCTACACTGCCGTGGCAGGGCTGCTCTTTACGGCCGGGATCCTCTGGAGCAGCGAACAGAGCCATACCCTCTCGTCGATCCTCTGGGGCTGGAGCGGCATCGCCACCCTGCCCGACAGCCTTGCCTTCGTCGCCCTTCTGGGGCTTGCCAACGCCCTTGTGTGGCCCGCCGTCTGGCCGTTGGCACTCAGGGACCTCGGACCGCTGACGGCCAAAGGGAGCGCCCTGCTCATCATGGGCATCGCCGGGGGCGCCCTTCTGCCGCTGCTCTTCGGCCAGCTCGGGGAGATCGGCGGCACACTGCGTAACGGCTATGTGCTCGGCTTTGTCTGTTACGCCTTTATCTTCTACTATGCCATTACCGGACACAAGTCAAGGAGAACCCATGCATAA
- a CDS encoding D-hexose-6-phosphate mutarotase, protein MHKIVTAENGLEIIEISNYEATAKIALQGAHLFEYARHGQPELLWLSPTARFEPGRAIRGGVPVCWPWFGMDPDIPERPQHGFARSVLWRLESVEESDETGSTIVTLMLDDTMLEQHERRWFPYLFELTMRITIGEQLELALTTKNLGEEPFEITEALHTYFSVGNIAAVSIVGLEGITYADALDGFARKASSAPIGITRETDRVYLDTEDTVILLDERLGRTVIVGKSGSSSTVVWNPWIDKAARMEDFADDGYTSMVCIETANALSNSVVIAPGDSHTITQSVK, encoded by the coding sequence ATGCATAAGATCGTCACCGCGGAAAACGGCCTGGAAATCATCGAGATCAGCAATTACGAAGCCACTGCGAAAATAGCCCTGCAGGGGGCGCACCTTTTCGAATACGCGCGGCACGGTCAGCCCGAACTGCTCTGGCTCAGCCCGACGGCCCGCTTCGAACCGGGACGGGCCATCCGCGGCGGCGTCCCCGTCTGCTGGCCCTGGTTCGGCATGGACCCCGACATCCCCGAGCGTCCCCAGCACGGCTTTGCCCGCAGCGTCCTGTGGCGCCTGGAGAGCGTGGAGGAGTCGGACGAGACCGGTAGCACCATCGTCACCCTGATGCTCGATGACACGATGCTCGAACAGCACGAGCGCCGCTGGTTTCCCTACCTCTTCGAACTGACGATGCGCATCACCATCGGCGAGCAGCTTGAACTCGCCCTCACGACGAAGAACCTGGGGGAAGAACCCTTCGAGATCACCGAAGCGCTGCACACCTACTTCAGCGTCGGCAACATCGCCGCCGTCAGTATCGTCGGGCTTGAGGGGATCACCTATGCCGACGCCCTGGACGGTTTCGCCCGCAAAGCCTCCAGCGCCCCCATCGGGATCACCCGCGAGACCGACCGAGTCTACCTCGATACCGAAGATACGGTGATCCTGCTGGACGAACGGCTGGGGCGCACCGTCATCGTGGGCAAAAGCGGCAGCAGCTCCACCGTCGTCTGGAACCCCTGGATCGACAAAGCGGCGCGTATGGAGGATTTCGCCGACGACGGCTACACCTCGATGGTCTGCATCGAAACGGCCAACGCCCTCTCCAACAGCGTCGTCATCGCGCCCGGCGACAGCCACACGATCACGCAGAGCGTCAAGTGA
- a CDS encoding fumarylacetoacetate hydrolase family protein: MNQIVFDGRGLLPSKVVCIGRNYVEHIEELGNEIPEQMVVFNKPNSAITDTLRYVEPTCRFEGEICFLIETGEIAGIGFGLDLTKASIQNRLKEKGLPWERAKGFDGSAVLSDFVPFNGPMDSLRMTLHVDGKLQQYAGYGLMMYKPSVMLEEIKSFMTLEDGDIIMSGTPKGVSTYEAGQTFVGRVYSDETLLIEQTWVVQG; this comes from the coding sequence GTGAATCAGATCGTTTTCGACGGCCGCGGGCTCTTGCCCTCCAAAGTCGTCTGTATCGGCCGCAACTACGTCGAACACATCGAGGAGCTCGGAAACGAGATCCCCGAACAGATGGTCGTCTTCAACAAACCGAACTCTGCCATCACCGACACCCTCCGCTACGTCGAGCCGACCTGCCGCTTCGAGGGGGAGATCTGTTTTCTCATCGAAACGGGTGAGATCGCGGGAATAGGCTTCGGCCTCGACCTCACCAAAGCTTCTATCCAGAACCGTTTGAAAGAGAAGGGGCTGCCCTGGGAACGGGCAAAGGGGTTCGACGGTTCAGCCGTTCTGAGCGACTTCGTCCCGTTCAACGGCCCGATGGATTCGCTGCGGATGACCCTGCACGTCGACGGCAAACTCCAGCAGTACGCCGGCTACGGCCTCATGATGTACAAACCCTCGGTCATGCTTGAAGAGATCAAATCATTTATGACGCTGGAGGATGGTGACATCATTATGAGCGGCACGCCCAAAGGGGTCAGCACCTACGAAGCCGGGCAGACCTTTGTCGGGCGGGTCTACTCGGATGAAACCCTGCTTATTGAGCAAACGTGGGTTGTTCAGGGCTAG
- a CDS encoding DASS family sodium-coupled anion symporter, whose amino-acid sequence MIDTRQGIRKFANLGGVENRVDRLIRFAVSLIVALLAAYLPDYEGLGSEGRATFFILIFAAGLWLTEAIPAFAVSFLIIALEIVLLGLIPGGEWEAFLSPWASPLVFLFLAGFIMASAASKTRLDIWIAKRVLFLVGNRPEHIMSGMMLVTFTMSMFISNTATAALIVSILFPMLATMRPDNPYRKGLMLAVTMAANIGGMGTIIGTPPNAIAVGLLGAEAPSFVGWMMLALPPALLLVISLRFLLLKRYPSNEALIDLGPLHGVDHTDDTSHVHATVPSVPSWKKSAVVLTFSLTIMLWLTGPLHHIPTTVVSFLPIVIFTMLGILEAEDIRALHWDVIILIIGGLSLGSAVSSSGLDDWIATLFAEQTLPLLLLVPLFAYLVVLLSNFMSNTAAANILLPLVAAVAVVIGNSSPVLAVVTVALSASLAMALPVSTPPNAIVFASGALKSRDFWMMGIVSGVLGPLVILGWIYLVSMFF is encoded by the coding sequence ATGATCGACACGCGGCAAGGCATTCGGAAGTTCGCCAACCTGGGGGGCGTCGAGAACCGGGTTGACCGCCTGATCCGCTTTGCCGTCTCGCTGATCGTGGCGCTGCTGGCGGCGTATCTTCCCGACTACGAAGGGCTGGGCAGCGAAGGGCGGGCGACCTTCTTCATTCTCATTTTCGCCGCCGGGCTCTGGCTGACCGAGGCGATTCCCGCCTTTGCCGTCTCTTTTCTTATCATCGCGTTGGAAATAGTGCTGCTCGGTCTCATCCCCGGCGGGGAGTGGGAGGCCTTCCTCTCCCCCTGGGCCAGCCCGCTCGTTTTCCTCTTCCTGGCCGGGTTCATCATGGCCAGCGCGGCGTCGAAGACCCGCCTGGACATCTGGATCGCCAAGCGGGTCCTTTTTCTGGTCGGCAACCGCCCCGAGCACATTATGAGCGGGATGATGCTGGTGACCTTCACGATGTCGATGTTCATCTCCAATACGGCGACGGCCGCACTGATCGTCTCGATCCTCTTCCCCATGCTCGCCACGATGCGGCCGGACAATCCCTATAGAAAGGGGCTGATGCTTGCTGTCACGATGGCCGCCAATATCGGGGGGATGGGGACGATCATCGGGACGCCGCCCAACGCCATTGCCGTGGGGCTGCTGGGTGCGGAGGCCCCCAGCTTTGTCGGCTGGATGATGCTGGCGCTGCCGCCGGCGCTGCTGCTGGTCATTTCATTGCGTTTTCTGCTGCTGAAGCGCTACCCCTCCAACGAAGCGCTGATAGACCTCGGCCCGCTGCACGGGGTTGACCACACTGACGACACGAGCCATGTGCATGCGACGGTACCGAGCGTGCCCAGCTGGAAAAAGAGCGCCGTCGTCCTCACCTTTTCACTGACAATAATGCTCTGGCTGACGGGGCCGCTGCACCACATCCCGACGACGGTCGTCTCCTTCCTGCCGATTGTCATCTTCACGATGCTGGGCATCCTGGAAGCCGAGGATATCAGGGCGCTGCACTGGGACGTCATCATCCTGATCATCGGCGGCCTCTCCCTGGGGAGTGCCGTGAGCAGCAGCGGGCTGGACGACTGGATCGCGACGCTCTTTGCCGAACAGACGCTGCCGCTGCTCCTGCTCGTTCCTCTTTTCGCTTACCTCGTCGTGCTGCTGTCGAACTTTATGAGCAATACGGCCGCGGCGAACATTTTGCTGCCGCTGGTCGCGGCCGTCGCCGTCGTCATCGGCAACAGCAGCCCGGTACTGGCCGTCGTCACCGTCGCGCTCAGCGCCTCGCTGGCGATGGCGCTGCCGGTCTCGACGCCGCCCAACGCCATCGTCTTCGCGTCTGGGGCGCTGAAAAGCCGGGATTTCTGGATGATGGGGATCGTCTCCGGGGTGCTGGGACCCCTTGTGATCCTGGGGTGGATCTACCTGGTGTCTATGTTTTTTTAA
- the murU gene encoding N-acetylmuramate alpha-1-phosphate uridylyltransferase MurU, giving the protein MDTAMILAAGKGERMRPLTNTIPKPLLEVRGKPLIVHHIERLAAAGFKRIVINIAYLGYMIPEALGDGSKWGVEIFYSDEQHEEPLGVIGGIVKALGMLGDDPFLIISGDVWTDFPFDTSFELPASLGHLILVPNPEHNPEGDFAIEEGRAACDEDEENYTFSGIGYYAPKFFWGLTYGNKPLKITYCTKMAGNLVSAELYEGEWRDIGTPERLAELNEEG; this is encoded by the coding sequence ATGGATACAGCGATGATTTTGGCGGCAGGCAAGGGCGAGCGGATGCGTCCGCTCACGAACACGATCCCGAAGCCCCTGCTCGAAGTCCGGGGCAAACCGCTTATTGTGCATCACATCGAACGCCTCGCGGCGGCGGGCTTCAAACGGATCGTGATCAACATCGCCTACCTGGGCTATATGATCCCCGAAGCGCTGGGCGACGGGTCAAAGTGGGGGGTCGAGATTTTCTACTCCGACGAGCAGCACGAGGAGCCTCTGGGGGTGATTGGGGGCATCGTCAAGGCGCTGGGGATGCTGGGAGACGACCCGTTTCTCATCATCAGCGGCGACGTCTGGACGGACTTCCCCTTCGACACGTCTTTTGAACTGCCCGCATCGCTGGGGCACCTGATCCTCGTGCCCAACCCCGAGCACAACCCCGAAGGCGACTTCGCCATCGAAGAGGGGCGCGCTGCCTGTGACGAGGATGAGGAGAACTACACCTTTTCGGGCATCGGCTACTATGCGCCGAAATTCTTCTGGGGACTGACGTACGGCAACAAACCCCTGAAGATCACCTACTGTACGAAGATGGCCGGGAACCTTGTCTCGGCGGAACTCTACGAGGGAGAGTGGCGGGACATCGGGACGCCGGAGCGGCTGGCCGAACTGAACGAAGAGGGCTGA
- a CDS encoding phosphotransferase — protein sequence MHKVKAWLAKTPYRDWEVEVASADASFRRYFRLRRGREKLIVMDASLEKESLVPFLDVTERLLGVDVKAPQVYLEDRDEGFLVLEDFGSRSLLNVLNEANFDSYYSSAIDEIVKMQAADAEGLPLYDKAFLHFEMDLMKIWFLEKYLGMTLSEEEERMLEEVLDTISETVLSQPQGVFVHRDFHSRNIMVTPSDETGVIDYQDAMKGAVTYDLVSLLKDLYIRFEPEEMAALALRFRDRAGIVADDATFLKWFDFMGLQRHIKVLGIFARLWLRDGKPGYLGDLPLTLRYTIEAANRYEETKPLAALLERVTLPPLPAKGEAQ from the coding sequence ATGCATAAAGTAAAAGCGTGGCTGGCAAAGACGCCCTACCGCGACTGGGAGGTGGAAGTCGCCAGTGCCGACGCCAGCTTCCGGCGCTATTTCCGGCTGCGCCGGGGGAGGGAGAAGCTCATCGTCATGGACGCCTCATTGGAAAAGGAGTCGCTTGTCCCTTTCCTCGATGTGACAGAGAGGCTGCTCGGTGTCGACGTCAAGGCGCCGCAGGTGTACCTGGAAGACAGGGACGAAGGATTCCTCGTCCTGGAGGATTTCGGTTCACGCTCCCTGCTCAATGTCCTGAACGAGGCAAATTTCGACTCCTACTACAGCAGCGCCATCGACGAGATCGTCAAGATGCAGGCGGCGGATGCCGAGGGGCTGCCGCTCTACGACAAGGCCTTTTTGCACTTTGAGATGGACCTGATGAAGATCTGGTTCCTGGAGAAGTACCTCGGGATGACCCTCAGTGAAGAGGAGGAGCGGATGCTGGAAGAGGTGCTGGATACGATCTCGGAGACGGTGCTGTCGCAGCCGCAGGGGGTCTTCGTCCACCGCGATTTCCATTCGCGCAACATCATGGTGACGCCCTCGGACGAGACCGGGGTCATCGACTACCAGGACGCCATGAAGGGGGCGGTGACCTATGACCTCGTCTCCCTGCTCAAGGACCTCTACATCCGTTTCGAACCGGAAGAGATGGCGGCGCTGGCGCTGCGCTTCCGGGACAGGGCGGGCATCGTCGCCGACGACGCGACGTTCCTGAAATGGTTCGACTTCATGGGGCTGCAGCGCCACATCAAGGTGCTGGGCATCTTTGCGCGCCTTTGGCTCCGCGACGGCAAACCGGGTTACCTCGGCGACCTGCCGCTGACGCTGCGCTACACCATCGAGGCGGCGAACCGCTACGAAGAGACGAAGCCGCTGGCGGCGCTGCTGGAGCGGGTGACACTGCCGCCGCTTCCGGCGAAGGGTGAAGCGCAATAG
- a CDS encoding anhydro-N-acetylmuramic acid kinase — protein MSFDSKQCYIGVMSGTSLDGVDVVLCPVDGEGIELAASLAYPFDAQLRADLLRVIGGNTTLEEIGELDHRLGILFADAVEALIREHHLDTERIEAIGLHGQTLWHRPVGPNPFTMQLGDPNIVCARTGIRTVADFRRKDMALGGQGAPFAPAFHRFLFEKLEGRTLVVNIGGMANITVIGEPLLGYDTGPGNVLMDGWCAEKFGCSYDENGTIAQRGEVDEDVLGAMLSDPYFARPAPKSTGREQFNAAWAERFVKEGMRSDAFLSTLTELTARSIAQEAAKYAPSRLLLCGGGAENVYLRGRIASLLEGVEVVRTDEYGIPGDWMEAMAFAWLAQKRMNEEAVELSSVTGASQNTILGGIYA, from the coding sequence ATGAGCTTTGATTCGAAACAGTGTTATATCGGTGTCATGTCGGGAACGAGCCTGGACGGGGTCGACGTCGTGCTCTGTCCCGTGGACGGGGAGGGCATTGAGCTGGCGGCGTCGCTGGCCTACCCCTTTGACGCGCAGCTGCGTGCGGACCTGCTCCGCGTTATCGGCGGCAACACGACGCTGGAGGAGATAGGGGAGCTGGACCACCGTCTGGGCATCCTCTTCGCCGACGCCGTGGAAGCGCTCATCCGCGAGCACCACCTCGATACCGAACGGATCGAGGCAATAGGCTTGCACGGCCAGACGCTCTGGCACCGCCCCGTAGGCCCCAACCCCTTTACGATGCAGCTGGGGGACCCCAACATCGTCTGCGCCCGGACGGGCATACGGACCGTCGCGGATTTCCGCCGGAAAGATATGGCCCTGGGTGGGCAGGGCGCACCTTTTGCCCCGGCCTTTCACCGCTTTCTCTTTGAAAAGCTCGAAGGGCGCACCCTCGTCGTCAATATTGGCGGGATGGCGAATATCACCGTGATCGGTGAGCCGCTGCTGGGGTACGATACGGGGCCGGGCAACGTGCTGATGGACGGCTGGTGCGCGGAGAAGTTCGGCTGCTCCTATGATGAGAACGGCACCATCGCGCAGCGGGGGGAAGTAGACGAAGACGTGCTGGGCGCGATGCTCTCCGACCCTTATTTTGCGCGCCCGGCACCCAAAAGCACGGGGCGGGAGCAGTTCAACGCCGCCTGGGCGGAGCGCTTTGTCAAAGAGGGGATGCGCAGCGACGCCTTCCTGTCGACCCTGACGGAGCTGACGGCGCGCAGCATTGCGCAGGAGGCCGCGAAATACGCCCCGTCGAGGCTGCTGCTCTGCGGTGGCGGGGCGGAGAACGTCTACCTGCGCGGGCGGATCGCCTCGCTGCTCGAAGGCGTCGAGGTCGTGCGCACCGACGAATACGGCATCCCCGGCGACTGGATGGAGGCGATGGCCTTCGCTTGGTTGGCTCAAAAGCGCATGAACGAAGAGGCCGTCGAGCTCTCCAGCGTGACGGGCGCGTCGCAAAATACGATCCTCGGGGGGATATATGCATAA